The following proteins are co-located in the Gopherus evgoodei ecotype Sinaloan lineage unplaced genomic scaffold, rGopEvg1_v1.p scaffold_39_arrow_ctg1, whole genome shotgun sequence genome:
- the LOC115642349 gene encoding olfactory receptor 6X1-like produces MHVRNQTLVTEFILRGFPVSLELQISLFVVVLLMYILTIIGNVLIVIIVIREPWLHTPMYFFLGNLSFLEIWYITTLVPKMLANFLTQNRSISLPCCLTQAFFHFFLGATEFFLLAAMSFDRYLAVCDPLHYGAIMSHGLCLQLALGSWLGGFLTVFLQTILVCQLPFCGPNLINHFYCDVAPLLKLACADTRFLEQIVFAVAAFVLLSFFSLTMISYVFIISAVLRIPSKSGKQRAFSTCASHLTVVSILYGTVIFMYVRPKAGSSLELNKVASVLNTVITPLLNPFIYTLRNKEVKEALKKAECTKTCLTKNEMERCSAGIN; encoded by the coding sequence ATGCATGTCAGAAACCAAACCTTAGTGACGGAGTTTATCCTCCGTGGGTTCCCTGTGTCCCTAGAGCTGCAGATCTCTCTCTTCGTGGTGGTTTTGCTCATGTATATACTCACCATTATCGGCAATGTTCTCATCGTTATTATTGTTATCCGTGAGCCTTggctccacacccccatgtatttcttcctggggAACCTCTCCTTCCTTGAGATCTGGTACATCACTACGCTGGTACCAAAGATGCTGGCTAATTTTTTGACCCAGAATAGGTCCATCTCTCTCCCATGCTGCTTGACTCAAGCCTTTTTCCACTTCTTCCTGGGTGCCACCGAGTTTTTCCTGCTGGCTGCCATGTCCTTTGACCGATACTTGGCTGTCTGTGACCCCTTGCATTATGGGGCTATCATGAGCCATGGGCTATGCCTCCAGTTAGCCCTGGGGTCGTGGTTGGGTGGCTTCTTGACTGTCTTCCTGCAGACCATCCTGGTTTGCCAGCTCCCTTTCTGTGGCCCAAACCTCATTAACCACTTTTACTGTGATGTGGCCCCATTGCTGAAGTTGGCTTGTGCCGACACCCGCTTCCTAGAGCAGATAGTGTTTGCAGTGGCTGCCTTCGTTCTCTTAAGCTTCTTCTCCCTCACCATGATATCGTATGTTTTCATCATATCGGCTGTATTGCGGATCCCTTCCAAGAGCGGGAAGCAGAGGGCATTTTCCACCTGTGCATCCCATCTCACGGTGGTCTCCATACTGTATGGGACCGTCATCTTCATGTACGTGAGGCCAAAGGCGGGTTCCTCACTGGAGCTGAACAAGGTGGCTTCTGTGCTGAACACGGTCATCACTCCCCTCCTGAACCCCTTTATCTACACGCTGAGGAACAAGGAAGTCAAAGAGGCCTTGAAAAAAGCAGAGTGTACAAAAACGTGCTTGACCAAGAATGAGATGGAAAGatgctcagctggtataaattag